One stretch of Candidatus Eisenbacteria bacterium DNA includes these proteins:
- a CDS encoding transporter gives MIRKALSAIVLLALPFTAAAHHGVASLGVAGLEGPGAPIETSSSATLPQGKFLGYMKLDYPRFEKYTEERDDEGDFNAFWMYGLGYGVTPSLSLYLFAPFYTKKTEDNSFNTSGFADLSAMGVFGFKYDGGLRLIPPKESLDDMEDWHFTLYGGLTLPTGDANIRNQDGAIDPGMSLGFGKPSYSGGFTATNQFLSRWTWVFDASFIRFSEYKYDDGQRVRFGDEARANTALAVRLLTAEKSELRIDANLEANYLKLGRDEAEGVGEEATGGSMLHAVPGFRLYMKNTSVGLGVKLPAWTDLNEEDDQQGAEGKESVRALFTFSVLL, from the coding sequence ATGATTCGAAAGGCTCTCTCGGCGATCGTTCTTCTCGCGCTTCCTTTCACCGCCGCCGCCCATCACGGCGTCGCCTCGCTCGGCGTCGCGGGTCTCGAAGGCCCGGGGGCTCCGATCGAGACGTCGAGCTCCGCCACGTTGCCGCAAGGGAAGTTCCTCGGCTACATGAAGCTGGATTACCCTCGATTCGAGAAGTACACCGAGGAGAGGGACGATGAGGGGGACTTCAACGCCTTCTGGATGTACGGACTCGGCTACGGGGTCACGCCTTCGCTTTCGCTCTATCTCTTCGCGCCGTTCTACACGAAAAAGACCGAGGACAACTCGTTCAACACGTCCGGATTCGCCGATCTCTCCGCGATGGGTGTTTTCGGTTTCAAGTACGACGGCGGTCTTCGCCTCATCCCGCCGAAGGAGAGCCTCGACGACATGGAGGACTGGCATTTCACGCTCTACGGCGGGCTCACGCTCCCGACCGGCGACGCGAACATCCGGAACCAGGACGGCGCGATCGATCCCGGCATGTCGCTCGGCTTCGGGAAGCCTTCCTACTCGGGCGGCTTCACCGCGACCAATCAGTTCCTGAGCCGATGGACTTGGGTCTTCGACGCCTCCTTCATCCGATTTTCCGAGTACAAGTACGACGACGGCCAGCGAGTGCGTTTCGGCGACGAGGCGCGCGCGAACACCGCGCTCGCGGTGCGCCTTCTCACCGCGGAGAAGAGCGAGCTCCGCATTGACGCGAACCTCGAGGCGAACTACCTCAAGCTCGGCCGCGACGAGGCGGAAGGCGTCGGGGAAGAGGCGACCGGCGGCTCGATGCTCCATGCCGTCCCCGGATTTCGTTTGTACATGAAGAACACGAGCGTCGGTCTCGGCGTGAAGCTCCCCGCTTGGACCGACCTCAACGAAGAAGACGACCAACAGGGCGCGGAAGGGAAAGAGAGTGTCCGCGCCCTCTTCACGTTCTCCGTTCTTCTGTAG
- a CDS encoding energy-coupling factor ABC transporter permease produces MHIPDGFISPKAYVPAYVAAAGLWSYALGRVRRNLDDEAIPRVAVLTAFSFVLMMILLPLPGGTSVHAAGIGVLAVLFGVWTAFLCVSLVLLLQALLFGSGGITSLPVNALAMGLIGGTAAAASYRLLRPLHERAALFAAGWLSINFAALVLAIALGVQPSLARSPDGTPLFFPFGLSVTIPAVMIPHAVIGVGEGALTVIVCGLFAKLAKERGS; encoded by the coding sequence GTGCACATACCGGACGGCTTCATCAGCCCGAAGGCTTACGTGCCCGCCTACGTCGCCGCGGCGGGTCTCTGGTCGTACGCCCTCGGCCGCGTTCGGAGGAATCTCGACGACGAGGCGATTCCGCGCGTCGCGGTCCTCACCGCGTTCAGCTTCGTCCTCATGATGATCCTCCTCCCGCTCCCCGGGGGGACGTCCGTTCACGCGGCGGGCATCGGCGTCCTCGCCGTCCTCTTCGGCGTCTGGACCGCCTTTCTTTGCGTCTCCCTCGTTCTTCTCCTTCAGGCTCTTCTCTTCGGGAGCGGCGGCATCACGTCGCTCCCGGTGAACGCCCTCGCGATGGGCCTCATCGGGGGGACTGCGGCGGCCGCCTCGTACCGACTCCTTCGCCCGCTGCACGAGCGGGCCGCGCTCTTCGCCGCCGGATGGCTCTCGATCAACTTCGCCGCCCTCGTTCTCGCGATCGCGCTCGGCGTGCAACCTTCCCTCGCGCGCTCCCCCGATGGAACGCCTCTCTTCTTCCCCTTCGGGCTCTCTGTTACGATTCCCGCCGTGATGATTCCCCACGCGGTCATCGGCGTGGGCGAGGGGGCGCTTACCGTGATCGTGTGCGGGCTCTTCGCGAAGCTCGCGAAAGAACGTGGCTCATGA
- a CDS encoding ABC transporter permease has translation MRDKAALFLYAATVLCVTLVHDIRLLAATLAVVLLFSGRSAPRLAARAGRAILVFNAAVSVSYAALALLRGTFQPEFLLRMNLRVFLLTYLAFLLVSRINPFRALSFSPALLHLFTLAYGQIIVFRRLFDDFRLALKSRSPARIGTRDLYRNAGAAGSFFLEKALHSSTEITEAMRSRGFFRDPR, from the coding sequence ATGAGGGACAAGGCGGCGCTCTTTCTCTATGCCGCCACGGTGTTGTGCGTCACGCTCGTGCACGACATCCGTCTTCTCGCGGCGACGCTAGCGGTCGTTCTTCTCTTCTCGGGGAGGTCCGCCCCACGCCTCGCCGCGCGGGCGGGACGAGCGATTCTCGTCTTCAACGCGGCCGTTTCCGTCTCCTACGCCGCGCTCGCGCTTCTGCGCGGGACATTCCAGCCGGAGTTTCTTCTTCGCATGAACCTTCGCGTCTTCCTTCTCACCTATCTCGCGTTCCTCCTCGTCTCCCGGATCAACCCGTTTCGCGCGCTCTCTTTCTCGCCGGCCCTCCTCCATCTCTTCACGCTGGCCTACGGGCAGATCATCGTCTTTCGAAGACTCTTCGACGACTTCCGGCTCGCCCTCAAGAGCCGCTCCCCCGCGAGGATCGGAACACGCGATCTCTACCGCAACGCCGGAGCCGCCGGGTCGTTTTTTCTTGAGAAAGCACTTCACAGCTCAACCGAAATCACCGAGGCGATGCGTTCCCGGGGGTTCTTCCGTGATCCGCGTTGA
- a CDS encoding ABC transporter ATP-binding protein — MIRVEGVAHAYRADRPVLEGVTFKISGGEKVVLLGCNGSGKTTLLRILNGLLFPDAGHYFFRGKKVDRRTLADAEFHRDFRRRVAFLFQNPDAMIFNPTVRDEIAFGPRRLGLGGADDRAETWARNLGIAPLLDRPPFQLSTGEKQKVCLAALLALEPEVLLLDEPTGSLDPRTTGWLVDFLQDLSVTTVTTTHNLSLGAELGERALVLSEKHTLLYDGPIEGILGDERKLLEANLVHIHRHRHAGVEHRHFHAHDWE; from the coding sequence GTGATCCGCGTTGAGGGGGTCGCCCACGCGTACCGCGCCGACCGTCCTGTTCTCGAGGGCGTGACGTTCAAGATCTCGGGCGGCGAGAAGGTCGTCCTCCTCGGGTGCAACGGAAGCGGAAAGACGACGCTTCTCAGGATCCTCAACGGGCTCCTCTTCCCGGATGCCGGACACTACTTCTTCCGAGGGAAGAAGGTCGATCGGCGGACTCTGGCCGACGCGGAGTTTCATCGCGATTTCCGGCGGCGCGTCGCGTTTCTCTTCCAGAATCCGGACGCGATGATCTTCAACCCGACCGTGCGCGACGAGATCGCGTTCGGGCCGAGGCGGCTCGGGCTGGGCGGCGCGGACGATCGCGCCGAAACCTGGGCAAGGAATCTCGGGATCGCGCCTCTTCTCGACCGGCCGCCCTTTCAGCTCTCGACCGGCGAGAAACAGAAGGTTTGCCTCGCCGCGCTCCTCGCGCTCGAGCCGGAAGTCCTTCTTCTCGACGAGCCGACGGGGAGCCTCGACCCGCGAACGACCGGATGGCTCGTCGACTTCCTCCAGGATCTCTCGGTGACCACGGTGACGACCACGCACAACCTGAGCCTCGGAGCGGAGCTCGGAGAGCGCGCGCTCGTCCTCTCCGAGAAGCACACGCTTCTCTACGACGGACCGATCGAGGGGATTCTCGGGGACGAACGAAAGCTCCTCGAGGCGAACTTGGTCCATATTCATCGGCATCGACACGCCGGCGTGGAGCACAGGCATTTTCACGCGCACGATTGGGAGTGA
- the nikR gene encoding nickel-responsive transcriptional regulator NikR, producing MTKEHDTVRFTVSLPEDLLAELDRRMVGQGYASRSEFVRDLIRERMVAEKWADRRREVVGVLTIAYDHHQRDLAEKLIEIQHRKYVNILCATHVHLDHDNCLEVIIIRGRPPEIEKLSIEIGGLRGVRFSKLTGASSVEK from the coding sequence ATGACGAAGGAGCACGACACCGTCCGCTTCACCGTTTCCCTTCCGGAGGACCTCCTCGCGGAGCTCGACCGGCGCATGGTCGGCCAAGGATACGCGTCCCGGTCCGAGTTCGTCCGCGATCTCATCCGCGAGCGGATGGTGGCGGAGAAATGGGCGGACCGGCGGCGCGAGGTGGTCGGCGTCCTCACGATCGCGTACGATCATCATCAGAGGGATCTTGCGGAGAAGCTCATCGAGATCCAACATCGGAAGTACGTGAACATCCTCTGCGCGACGCACGTCCACCTCGACCACGACAACTGCCTCGAGGTGATCATCATCCGGGGCCGGCCGCCGGAGATCGAGAAGCTGAGCATCGAGATCGGAGGGCTTCGCGGCGTCCGCTTCTCCAAGCTGACGGGCGCGTCCTCCGTCGAGAAATGA
- a CDS encoding chromophore lyase CpcT/CpeT, whose amino-acid sequence MRERRRTASVLARCTAALALAALLSGCSTLGRSPKSTFPIRDDGDLHTLASWMTGSFGSAEQAAGDSSFFDVRLRMERIWPAREDGFWLYVEQALAAQEHRPYRQRVYRLHRLSADTLASEVYTLPNEERFVGAWRVPAAFDALAPDSLSIREGCALYLRREEPTVFRGSTRGTGCVSTLRGAAYATSEATISPDGLITWDRGFDAGGDQVWGSTRGGYVFKRL is encoded by the coding sequence ATGCGGGAGAGAAGACGAACGGCGAGCGTTCTTGCCCGGTGCACGGCTGCGCTGGCCCTCGCGGCGCTCCTTTCGGGGTGTTCGACTCTCGGGCGCTCGCCGAAGAGCACGTTTCCGATCCGAGACGATGGCGACCTCCACACGCTCGCCTCATGGATGACCGGCTCGTTCGGAAGTGCCGAACAGGCAGCCGGCGATTCATCCTTCTTCGACGTCCGGCTTCGTATGGAGAGGATCTGGCCGGCGCGCGAGGACGGCTTCTGGCTCTACGTGGAGCAAGCGCTCGCCGCTCAGGAACACCGCCCGTATCGGCAACGAGTGTATCGCCTGCATCGGCTTTCCGCCGATACGCTCGCGAGCGAAGTCTACACGCTTCCGAACGAGGAGCGATTCGTCGGCGCGTGGCGCGTTCCGGCCGCCTTCGACGCGCTCGCGCCCGACTCGCTCTCGATCCGCGAGGGGTGCGCGCTCTACCTGAGGCGCGAGGAACCGACGGTCTTTCGCGGGTCGACGCGAGGAACAGGATGCGTGAGCACGCTTCGCGGCGCGGCATACGCGACCTCCGAGGCGACGATCTCACCGGACGGGCTCATCACGTGGGACCGCGGCTTCGATGCGGGCGGCGACCAAGTGTGGGGCTCGACCCGCGGCGGATACGTGTTCAAGCGTCTCTGA
- a CDS encoding DUF4397 domain-containing protein: MGEGALLRVVHASPDAPGVDVYAEGVATPLVSGLTYGEASTYLAIDPGTYNIQLRPAGAPSGSASVYQTGNLTLSDGDTITAVAVGLLAPGSAGQAFRVLALGEGFANPGSGNAAVRIVHGSPDAPTVPIDVGADGTPEIAALDRFADTGAAGIALPVGQAIRITIWAGSPLARVTSFTTPALPEGAELFVIATGLLADLPREENAFSLLAIGPSGAIGFIPQDPTVFALHASPDAPTVDIYAGGALLIDDLSFGDLSGAVQVPPGSYNLEFRVATSGQTAATLSTPALEAGERYLAVATGFAGQGSLTLLPARDDLLETAGGARVAVVHASPDAPAVDVGVVSGSAFTPIADFTGLAYGDVSPSQGTSVPAASLTLGVAATGQPSPVATFGVTTSAGLRAFAVAAGSLAGSGESFHLVLVVASVFPWTSAEVLPN; encoded by the coding sequence ATGGGCGAGGGCGCCCTCCTCCGGGTCGTGCACGCCTCGCCCGACGCGCCGGGGGTGGATGTGTACGCCGAGGGGGTGGCGACACCCCTAGTGAGCGGGCTGACGTACGGAGAAGCGAGCACCTATCTCGCGATCGATCCGGGGACCTACAACATTCAGCTTCGGCCGGCCGGCGCGCCGTCCGGTTCGGCCTCCGTGTATCAAACCGGAAACCTGACCCTCTCCGATGGGGACACGATCACGGCGGTCGCCGTCGGGCTTCTCGCCCCCGGAAGCGCCGGCCAGGCGTTCCGCGTTCTCGCTCTCGGCGAGGGGTTCGCGAACCCGGGCTCGGGGAACGCCGCGGTGCGGATCGTCCACGGCTCCCCGGACGCCCCGACGGTCCCGATCGACGTCGGCGCCGACGGCACTCCGGAGATCGCCGCGCTCGATCGGTTCGCCGACACGGGCGCGGCCGGGATCGCTCTTCCCGTCGGCCAGGCGATCCGCATCACCATCTGGGCGGGGAGCCCTCTTGCGCGGGTCACGTCGTTCACGACTCCGGCGCTTCCGGAGGGAGCAGAGCTCTTCGTGATCGCTACCGGTCTCTTGGCCGACCTGCCGCGCGAGGAGAACGCCTTCAGCCTGCTCGCGATCGGGCCGAGCGGCGCCATCGGCTTCATTCCCCAGGACCCGACGGTCTTCGCTTTGCACGCCTCGCCGGACGCGCCGACGGTCGACATCTACGCGGGCGGCGCTCTTCTCATCGACGACCTCTCGTTCGGGGACCTCTCCGGAGCCGTCCAGGTCCCGCCGGGAAGCTACAACCTCGAGTTCCGCGTCGCAACGAGCGGCCAGACGGCCGCCACCCTTTCCACCCCGGCCCTCGAGGCGGGGGAGCGGTATCTCGCGGTCGCGACCGGATTCGCGGGTCAGGGGAGCCTCACGCTTCTTCCGGCGCGGGACGACCTCCTGGAGACCGCTGGGGGAGCCCGCGTGGCCGTCGTTCACGCCTCGCCCGACGCGCCGGCCGTCGATGTCGGTGTCGTTTCCGGGTCGGCGTTCACCCCGATCGCCGACTTCACGGGGCTCGCGTACGGAGATGTTTCGCCGTCCCAGGGGACGTCGGTCCCGGCGGCGTCGCTCACGCTCGGCGTGGCCGCGACCGGTCAGCCCTCTCCGGTCGCTACGTTCGGTGTGACGACCTCCGCCGGCCTTCGGGCGTTTGCGGTCGCGGCCGGATCACTCGCGGGGTCCGGAGAATCCTTCCACCTCGTTCTCGTCGTCGCGAGCGTTTTCCCCTGGACGAGCGCGGAAGTCCTTCCGAACTAA
- a CDS encoding redoxin family protein: MSRWRWPRSGSLTLATALAAVLILACSPKEKEVKEPPAPIALGAKVPGFTLKDTDGIEHRLSDSIGKKMVVLEWFNPECPFIKKHHQANKTMNDLYDAMKDDVFFFAINSSAPGMQGHGLEKNRRAKEEFGLPYPILIDESGEVGRLYKAKTTPHVFVICLDGTLIYRGALDDDPSVGTLGSINYVRVALEQCMGNRTISVRETKPYGCSVKYAAGEHK, translated from the coding sequence ATGTCCCGGTGGAGATGGCCCCGCTCGGGATCGCTCACGCTCGCGACCGCGCTCGCGGCGGTCTTGATCCTCGCCTGCTCGCCGAAGGAGAAGGAGGTGAAGGAACCGCCCGCGCCGATCGCGCTCGGCGCGAAGGTGCCCGGCTTCACCCTGAAGGACACGGACGGCATCGAGCATCGCCTGAGCGATTCCATCGGCAAGAAGATGGTCGTGCTCGAGTGGTTCAATCCGGAATGCCCGTTCATCAAGAAGCATCATCAGGCGAACAAGACGATGAACGATCTGTACGACGCGATGAAGGACGATGTCTTCTTCTTCGCGATCAACTCGAGCGCGCCGGGGATGCAGGGGCACGGTCTCGAGAAGAACCGCCGCGCGAAAGAGGAGTTCGGGCTTCCGTATCCGATCCTCATCGACGAATCGGGCGAGGTGGGTCGGCTCTACAAGGCAAAGACGACGCCCCATGTGTTCGTGATCTGTTTGGACGGCACGCTGATCTATCGGGGCGCCCTGGACGACGATCCGAGCGTAGGAACCCTCGGATCGATCAACTATGTCCGGGTCGCCCTCGAGCAATGCATGGGAAATCGGACGATCTCGGTGCGCGAAACGAAGCCGTACGGATGCAGCGTCAAGTACGCGGCAGGAGAACACAAGTAA
- a CDS encoding OmpA family protein — translation MKKAIVVLLAGSLIVGAFGCTMSRAQKGAALGGTTGAVIGGIIGKRAGNTAAGAIVGAAVGGTTGAIIGKYMDEQAAEMEKNLDGVNVERVGEGILLTFESGILFDVNKAELRPLAQENLKKMAGILNEYEDTNIRIEGHTDSDGSEEHNQKLSERRAQSVANYLTELGVARSRMTIVGYGEMRPVYDNSTPEGKQANRRVEVAITANEELKQSAESEAGKS, via the coding sequence ATGAAGAAAGCGATCGTCGTGCTTCTGGCGGGAAGCCTGATCGTCGGCGCGTTCGGCTGCACGATGTCGAGAGCTCAGAAGGGCGCCGCGCTCGGCGGCACGACCGGCGCGGTGATCGGCGGGATCATCGGCAAGAGGGCCGGAAACACCGCGGCCGGCGCGATCGTCGGCGCCGCGGTCGGCGGCACGACCGGCGCCATCATCGGCAAGTACATGGACGAACAGGCGGCCGAGATGGAGAAGAACCTCGATGGCGTCAACGTCGAGCGGGTCGGCGAGGGGATTCTCCTCACCTTCGAATCGGGCATTCTTTTCGACGTCAACAAAGCGGAACTCCGGCCGCTGGCGCAAGAGAACCTGAAGAAGATGGCGGGGATCCTGAACGAGTACGAGGACACGAACATCCGGATCGAGGGGCACACGGACTCGGACGGAAGCGAGGAACACAACCAGAAGCTTTCCGAGCGGCGCGCGCAGTCGGTGGCGAATTACCTCACGGAACTCGGCGTCGCGCGCTCCCGGATGACGATCGTCGGCTACGGCGAGATGCGTCCCGTGTACGACAACTCGACCCCAGAGGGGAAGCAGGCGAACCGCCGCGTCGAGGTCGCGATCACCGCGAACGAGGAGCTGAAGCAAAGCGCAGAGTCGGAAGCCGGAAAGAGCTGA
- the pulA gene encoding pullulanase-type alpha-1,6-glucosidase produces MYRFPFLQAALLVTALFGAAGAEEVTFRYVPFDGEQVTSVSLRGSMNNWGETPLARGADGTWSVTIELAPGEHAYKFFINGQWPKNMETDHDGEPIDAEAASYVDDSYGGQNAVRVVGRAPAPEARALPSAPPLEEGKARIRYHRPDRSYGGWGLHVWEDARESVTWDSPLPPTGEDSFGPYWDVRLQPNAAKVGFIVHKGDQKDPGPDMFLVLADHGREIWLVSGSPILHTTPPDVAGLAFGDLGRSQAHWVSARTIVWKGSGKSGESYRLHYAADGKLEVTAGGVLGGESIALVPDPDDLAPEIRERFPHLGRRGGLRIADTDLPKVPEILKCRVAISVSGTDGKLRDATGIQIPGVLDDLFRTDRPLGVIWEDGTPSLALWAPTARSVTLHLYSSPRGPHGERTIPMTAEGGVWTAAGAPDWKGLYYLYEVDVYAPATGRIERNLVTDPYSRSLSMNSTRSQIVDMNDPALKPEGWGELAKPHLAGPEEIVLYELHVRDFSASDPAVLDEHRGTFLAFADESNGTRHLRLLAEAGVTHVHLLPVFDLATINENKSEWKSPGDLSLFPPDSEKQQEAISAIKDADGYNWGYDPLHFGVPEGSYSTDPDGPARILEFRRMVQALAGMGLRVVMDVVYNHTHASGQDPRSVFDRIVPGYYHRLNADGRVETSTCCANTASEHYMMERFLIDDLVHWTTNYKIDGFRFDLMGHHMRSNLVKANERLASLTPEKDGVDGSKIYIYGEGWNFGEVADGKRGVNATQMNMYGTGVGTFNDRMRDAVRGGSPFGDARDQGFATGLFLDPNGWNGSGPAERERLLDAADRIRIGLAGNLRDYRFAAHDGRETRGGDYASVGYAKNPIETINYVSAHDNQTLFDKIVAAAPPGAPAADRIRMRNLAIDLAALGQGIPFFHAGVEILRSKSFDNDSYNSGDWFNRLDFTYETNNFGAGLPPAEKNRDRWNLMRPLLGRADLRPNREEIAAAFEHFRRTLRIRKSSPLFRLRTGEEVAERIRFHNTGPRQTPGLVVMSLSDTAPGKTIDPAYRRIVVLFNASKEKEKHADAEWKGAAFVLHPVQAESPDPAERACSFDAGTGEFTVAPRTAAVFVEKR; encoded by the coding sequence GTGTATCGTTTCCCCTTCCTCCAGGCGGCTCTTCTCGTGACCGCGCTCTTCGGAGCCGCGGGCGCGGAAGAGGTGACGTTTCGCTACGTTCCGTTCGATGGAGAGCAAGTGACGAGCGTTTCCTTGAGAGGTTCGATGAATAACTGGGGGGAGACTCCCCTCGCCCGCGGGGCGGACGGAACCTGGTCCGTCACGATCGAGCTCGCGCCCGGAGAGCATGCGTACAAGTTCTTCATCAACGGTCAATGGCCGAAGAATATGGAAACGGATCACGACGGAGAGCCGATCGACGCGGAAGCGGCGAGTTACGTCGACGACAGCTATGGGGGACAGAACGCCGTGCGAGTCGTCGGGCGAGCTCCTGCGCCTGAGGCGCGCGCGCTTCCGTCCGCTCCGCCTCTCGAAGAGGGGAAGGCTCGAATCCGCTACCACCGCCCGGACCGATCGTACGGCGGATGGGGTCTTCACGTCTGGGAGGACGCGAGGGAGAGCGTGACCTGGGACTCCCCTCTCCCTCCGACCGGCGAGGATTCGTTCGGGCCCTACTGGGATGTTCGTCTTCAGCCGAACGCCGCGAAGGTCGGCTTCATCGTCCACAAGGGGGACCAGAAGGATCCGGGGCCGGACATGTTCCTCGTTCTTGCCGATCACGGGCGCGAGATCTGGCTCGTCTCCGGAAGCCCCATCCTTCACACGACCCCGCCGGATGTCGCCGGCCTCGCCTTCGGCGATCTCGGACGATCCCAAGCGCATTGGGTCTCGGCCCGCACGATCGTGTGGAAGGGATCCGGCAAGAGCGGCGAGAGCTACCGTCTTCACTACGCGGCGGACGGGAAGCTCGAGGTGACCGCCGGAGGAGTTCTCGGAGGCGAGTCGATCGCGCTCGTTCCCGATCCGGACGATCTCGCGCCCGAGATCCGCGAACGCTTCCCTCATCTCGGGAGGCGCGGAGGGCTTCGGATCGCGGACACGGATCTTCCGAAGGTTCCGGAGATCTTGAAGTGCCGCGTCGCGATCTCGGTTTCCGGAACGGATGGGAAGCTCCGCGACGCGACCGGCATCCAGATCCCCGGCGTCCTCGACGACCTCTTCCGCACCGACCGCCCCCTCGGCGTGATCTGGGAAGACGGCACCCCTTCGCTCGCGCTCTGGGCCCCGACGGCGCGCTCCGTGACGCTTCACCTGTACTCCTCGCCTCGAGGACCCCACGGAGAACGGACAATCCCGATGACAGCCGAGGGGGGCGTGTGGACCGCGGCCGGCGCGCCCGATTGGAAAGGCCTATACTATTTATATGAAGTGGACGTCTACGCGCCGGCGACGGGAAGAATCGAACGCAATCTCGTCACCGACCCGTATTCGCGCAGCCTCTCGATGAACAGCACGCGCTCGCAGATCGTCGACATGAACGACCCGGCGCTCAAGCCCGAAGGATGGGGAGAGCTCGCGAAGCCGCATCTCGCGGGTCCCGAGGAGATCGTCCTCTATGAGCTCCACGTGCGGGACTTCAGCGCGAGCGATCCGGCGGTCCTCGACGAACACCGCGGGACGTTCCTCGCGTTCGCGGACGAATCGAACGGCACGAGGCATCTCCGCCTCCTCGCCGAGGCGGGGGTGACCCACGTCCACCTTCTCCCCGTCTTCGATCTCGCGACGATCAACGAAAACAAGAGCGAGTGGAAAAGCCCGGGCGATCTCTCCCTGTTCCCGCCCGACTCGGAGAAGCAGCAGGAGGCGATCTCCGCGATCAAGGACGCGGACGGCTACAACTGGGGCTACGATCCGCTCCATTTCGGCGTTCCCGAGGGGAGCTACTCGACCGACCCGGACGGACCCGCGCGCATCCTTGAGTTCCGCCGCATGGTGCAGGCCCTCGCGGGGATGGGGCTCCGCGTCGTGATGGACGTCGTGTACAACCACACGCACGCGAGCGGACAGGACCCGCGCTCGGTCTTCGATCGGATCGTTCCCGGCTACTACCACAGGCTGAACGCCGACGGGCGCGTCGAGACGAGCACCTGCTGCGCGAACACCGCGAGCGAGCATTACATGATGGAGCGCTTCCTGATCGACGACCTCGTCCACTGGACGACGAACTATAAGATCGACGGGTTTCGTTTCGACCTCATGGGCCATCACATGAGAAGCAACCTCGTGAAGGCGAACGAGCGCCTCGCGTCGCTCACGCCGGAGAAGGACGGCGTGGACGGATCGAAGATCTACATCTACGGCGAGGGATGGAACTTCGGCGAGGTCGCCGACGGAAAGCGGGGCGTGAACGCGACGCAAATGAACATGTACGGGACCGGCGTCGGGACGTTCAACGACCGAATGCGCGACGCGGTCCGAGGCGGGAGTCCGTTCGGGGACGCGCGCGACCAGGGATTCGCCACCGGGCTCTTCCTCGATCCGAACGGATGGAACGGCTCGGGGCCGGCCGAGCGGGAGAGGCTCCTCGACGCGGCGGATCGAATCCGGATCGGGCTCGCGGGGAACCTCAGGGACTATCGGTTCGCCGCGCATGACGGACGCGAGACGCGAGGCGGCGACTATGCGTCCGTCGGGTACGCGAAGAACCCGATCGAGACGATCAACTACGTCTCCGCGCACGACAACCAGACTCTCTTCGACAAGATCGTCGCGGCCGCTCCGCCGGGTGCGCCCGCCGCCGATCGCATCCGCATGCGGAACCTCGCGATCGATCTCGCCGCGCTTGGGCAGGGGATTCCCTTCTTCCACGCGGGAGTCGAGATCCTTCGCTCGAAGTCGTTCGACAACGACAGCTACAACTCGGGCGATTGGTTCAACCGTCTGGATTTCACGTATGAGACGAACAACTTCGGCGCGGGACTCCCGCCCGCCGAGAAGAACCGCGACCGCTGGAACCTTATGCGTCCGCTGCTCGGGCGCGCGGACCTTCGGCCGAATCGCGAGGAGATCGCCGCGGCCTTCGAGCATTTCCGGCGGACGCTTCGCATTCGAAAGAGCTCGCCGCTCTTCCGCCTCCGTACGGGGGAGGAAGTCGCCGAGAGGATCCGCTTCCACAACACCGGACCCCGGCAGACCCCGGGGCTCGTCGTGATGAGCCTCTCGGATACGGCGCCGGGAAAGACGATCGATCCCGCCTATCGGAGGATCGTCGTCCTCTTCAACGCATCGAAGGAGAAGGAGAAGCACGCGGACGCGGAATGGAAGGGCGCCGCGTTCGTCCTCCATCCCGTGCAGGCGGAATCGCCGGATCCGGCGGAGCGCGCATGTTCGTTCGACGCGGGGACCGGGGAGTTCACGGTGGCGCCGCGGACGGCCGCGGTCTTCGTCGAGAAGAGGTAG